Genomic window (Pecten maximus unplaced genomic scaffold, xPecMax1.1, whole genome shotgun sequence):
aaacacacaCCTCCCTGTGTCCTGATTCACAActcacatgtaacactgtcagTCCTCTattatctacagctgtggttagtGCTGGAAATGTCTCGCATAAATAAACACACACCTCCCTGTGTCCTAACATACAActcacatgtaacactgtctgtccatcattATCTACAGCGGTGGTTAGTGCTGGAAATGTctcacataaataaacacaaacctcccTGTGTCCAAACATACAActcacatgtaacactgtcCATCCTCTATtgtctacagctgtggttagtgctggaaatgtctcacataaataaacacaaacctcccTGTGTCCTTCTATACAActcacatgtaacactgtccgtcattatctacagctgtggttagtgctggaaatgtctcacataaataaacacacaCCTCCCTGTGTCCAAACATACAActcacatgtaacactgtcCATCCTCTattatctacagctgtggttagtgctggaaatgtctcacataaataaacacaaacctcccTTTGTCCTGACATACAActcacatgtaacactgtcagTCCTCTATTATCTACAGCGGTGGTTAGTGCTGGAAATGTctcacataaataaacacaaacctcctTGTGTCCAAATATACAActcacatgtaacactgtctgtcctctattgtctacagctgtggttagtgctggaaatgtctcacataaataaacacacaCCTCCCTGTGTCCAAACATACAActcacatgtaacactgtcagTCCTCTattatctacagctgtggttagtgctggaaatgtctcacataaataaacacaaacctcccTTTGTCCTGACATACAActcacatgtaacactgtcagTCCGTCATTATCTACAGCGGTGGTTAGTGCTGGAAATGTctcacataaataaacacaaacctcctTGTGTCCAAATATACAActcacatgtaacactgtctgtcctctattgtctacagctgtggttagtgctggaaatgtctcacataaataaacacaaacctcccTGTGTCCTGACGTACAActcacatgtaacactgtcagTCCTCTATTATCTACAGCGGTGGTTAGTGCTGGAAATGTctcacataaataaacacaaacctcccTGTGTCCTGACATACAACTCGCATGTAACACTGTCCATCCTCTattatctacagctgtggttagtgctggaaatgtctcacataaataaacacaaacctcccTGTGTCCTAACATACAActcacatgtaacactgtctgtcctctattatctacagctgtggttagtgctggaaatgtctcacataaataaacacaaacctcccTGTGTCCTAACATACAACTCGCATTTAACACTGTCAGTCCTCTattatctacagctgtggttagtgctggaaatgtctcacataaataaacacaaacctcccTTTGTCCTGACATACAActcacatgtaacactgtcagTCCGTcattatctacagctgtagttagtgctggaaatgtctcacataaataaacacaaacctcccTGTGTCCTGACGTACAActcacatgtaacactgtcagTCCGTCATTATCTACAGCGGTGGTTAGTGCTGGAAATGTctcacataaataaacacaaacctcccTGTGTCCTGACATACAACTCACATGTTACACTGTCAGTCCTCTattatctacagctgtggttagtgctggaaatgtctcacataaataaacacaaacctcccTGTGTCCAAACATACAACTCGCATGTAACACTGTCTGTCCTCTattatctacagctgtggttagtgctggaaatgtctcacataaataaacacaaacctcctTGTGTCCAAATATACAActcacatgtaacactgtcCATCCTCTattatctacagctgtggttaAAGCTGGAAATGTCTcgcataaataaacacaaacctcccTGTGTCCATGTATACAActcacatgtaacactgtctgtccatcattatctacagctgtggttagtgctggaaatgtctcacataaataaacacaaacctcccTGTGTCCTGATTCACAATTCGCATGTAACACTGTCCATCCTCTATtgtctacagctgtggttagtgctggaaatgtctcacataaataaacacaaacctcccTGTGTCCAAACATACAActcacatgtaacactgtcCATCCCATattatctacagctgtggttagtGCTGGAAATGTCTCACATAGATAAACACACACCTCCCTGTGTCCAAACATACAActcacatgtaacactgtcagTCCTCTattatctacagctgtggttagtgctggaaatgtctcacataaataaacacaaacctcccTGTGTCCAAACATACAActcacatgtaacactgtcagTCCGTcattatctacagctgtagttagtgctggaaatgtctcacataaataaacacaaacctcccTGTGTCCTGATTCACAActcacatgtaacactgtcagTCCTCTattatctacagctgtggttagtGCTGGAAATGTCTCACATAGATAAACACACACCTCCCTGTGTCCTGACATACAActcacatgtaacactgtcCATCCCATattatctacagctgtggttagtGCTGGAAACGTCtcacataaataaacataaatctCCCTGTGTCCAAATATACAACTCTCATGTAACACTGTGTGTCCGTCATTATCCACTAACTGAGACATATACTGACTACACACACAACTCCTATGTACCACACGACCATCTACTGTCTCACACTTGTGTTGTTCGTCCTCAACTCTACACAAAGATTCAAGTACAGTTCTCTCCACTGTCTGGAACATAGAACAGTTTCTTAAAATTATCCCAGCTAAAACATGGAGCGGTGTTTGTCCCTTCTTATTAGTGTCATGTACCAAGTGTGGATAGGtgtcacacaacacactcaCCATCTCTTCTCTCCCATACCGACACACCTTATGTAGGACATTGTCATTGTCCTCACCTCTCACTGTAGGAATGATGTCATACTGTAGTAGTTTAGGTAACACACTCACACTCCCTCCCTCCACCACACAGAATGGTGTGTCATTGTCAGGTTTGACTCCCTCACATATAAGATGTAAAGCACATTCTTCAGCACCAAAAGAACATGCTTTATTTAACATATCAAGTTTATCAGCTTTTCTCTCATTCAACAATCTCACAAATCTTTCGACAAATACAGGATCCTTCCATACATCTAGAGCGCCTATACTAGTATCATAATACTTCTCTTTACACTCAAACTCTCGGAGTAGACGatcacacatacatgtgtaatgatCAGATGATATGACAATCATGTTTGCCGATGTTTTTGAGGTTGTGAGATAACTGAGGAACCTCCTGGGACAATTCTGTATGTAGCCAACTGGTGTTGTGTCTCCATACAGGAGAGCTACTGTGACATATATAGAATCATGATAAAATCTGTATACTTCATAATCAAAAGACCAATCTCTCTCCTTCACTACCAAAAATCCTGATAATCTGTCTAAGCTGTCTTTTACAAATCTGacttttttcttatatttcaacATAGTTCTGTCATCTTCACCATCAATCAGATCAGTTTCAAAAGATTCCTCTAACAaagttttgtttactttatcaCCATTTGGGTCTAGATCTTTTACCTTTATCATCCCATCATTGAGGAAGAGAAACAAAAGTGCAGGACATTCCCCTAATCTTGACAATGCTGATTTGAAAAAATGGAAAGGGTTTTGAAAGAATTTGACTCTCTCTTTCTGTACTTCAGGAACATCTCTAAAAATCCGACAACATTGTGGGAACCCAATATTAGGGGCACATTTAACAATTTCCTCCTTTTCTTCCTTTTCCCATGAAAACTTACTTGGCTTATATAGCTctaaaagtttgtttttttcttctgtcACTTTATATGTATCAGCACTCAGATCAATAATATTGACATCAGTGAAAACATCTGCCAAAGAATGGGTTTTCaaagaattaaatatttcatttctcaCAGTGATGAGGATAAAATTAGCTTCAGTTGGGTCATCCCCACAAAGTTTCGGAATTACAGAGTTGACCCTTTTGTTCCACTCTGGTACCTCTTTCTCACGCAGATCTTTCTCCccaaaaatatcatcaataaaaataacagTTTTCGAAGATGGAGCCAATAAATCTAAGTCTTTGATGTTGTGAAGTTGAAGTGGTTGTCTGTTATGTTGTTCCTGACTCAGCCAGTGAAGGAGTCGAATGGCGGTGGAAGTTTTCCCGTCTCCTATGTTTCCCTGGAGAACTGTAATCCTGTTCTTTTGCAGCTTTTCTTTTCCATCACGGAAAGCCTGAGTGTCGatgaatcttttttttatttcttcattgATCATTGCCTTGGTGGTATCTAGAAGAAAAGTTGAAAGTGTGATTACAAGTTCAATATATCATTAGAATACTTAATATTACAGGAAATGAATcagtaaaataaaaacagacctttttttttccataaaaGAGTCAAACAGGCATATTATTGTCATTTAAATGACTAATCAGTGAGCGAGCAATGAAAAACCAAGTGGCCCCAAGGGCCTTCATCGCTCACCTGTTTATATCAGTAATAAAGGCAAAATACTCTCATTTCACCAAAGGTAAACCAAATCAGGTAGACCAAATCCTATCATTCTTGAAGAAGGATCGAACAAATTTTTGTTGCTATATTTCCACTATTAGACTCTGCCTCTCTGGCTCCAAGGGAGCCACATCCTCAGTTTATAAAACATTGGATATCTTTTTCtcaattattaatttttgttatcaaaataattttagcTGTTCAGGACAAGAAGCAATACAAAGGATTGATCTCAATTTTCCCCATTGGGCCCCGTCCTGTCGGGGCCTGGGATGCcacaccctccgtttatacaacattagatctccTTTGGATAGTAATGTTccatcaaaattcattcaggCTTTCaggactagtagagatttaaaggtaATGTTAAGGGAATAGAAACAACGGACATGGACAACAGACTATGCGTTATGGCATAAGCTCTCCAGCCCAAAGGGCCAAATTAACTAACAATATGTTATTTTAGCCGACACAGAAAGCTTGATTTAACTTAGCATTTATAGCAGGGAGACAAAACTTAAAAGTGACTGTTGGATAACTTTGGTGAGAATTTTTATTTTCCCAGGGTTAGGACTTAGTATTTTTTTCTCTTGAAATTAACAGCGTAGTTATTTAAAGTGATATACTTTAATCCAACTGCCACTTGTGAAACCTCTCTTTAACCTTCTCCTTGGATGTGAATGAATAATTATTCACAACTAAAGTCCTTTGTTTCTCTACATTAACTATGTGAATCTGATGGTAGTGTATCTGGAATCACGTTCTGGCAACATTTCattctataattgtataaatatatctgtaaacATATATGTGTAAACATGGCCAGAAGCCAGACAGATCCACCTTATGTAGGAACCGAGACAGAGATCACAATGGGAATGAATCAAGATAAAAGTGTTTCTTTTGGTGATTAAATTATCTCATAGAATATCTGCATCGAAACACTAAAAAGTACGTAGGTTTTTATCTTTATCTTTATACATAACGCATGTTGTTCTGATCCTCGTTTTGAGGAATCTGCTGCATTTCTTTCACACCTGGTCTAACCAAAGGACTCACCTATCAGGGGTACTAAGTTAGGATGGACTTCTGTAAAATAAGAGAGTTCAGTGAATTAGATATAAACTGAATTGAAAACACATGATTTATCTAAGACAGcttttagtatatatatctactgaaTGGAAAGTCCACTATCATGATGTCATACCACCcaagacaattttttttttcaaatttctaatCAGAATGCTAGTGAACCAGTATTACTTGATGCCTCTTGGTTAATGAAATTCAATGGAATGAAATATCTGACTCTTGATAGATGACAGACCCCACCCTACGGAGTAAAAGATTTGCTCTAATTGAAAGGGGAGATAAACCTACTAACCAAGAAAACCCATTATCAATCCATCAAGAGCTAGGGAATAGAAGAACTAgacattaaacaagaggcctcATAGACCTGTATTGATCACCTCTACCTAATATAACTTCCTTTGttaattttattcaaaaataatgaaaagaaaatttatttattttatcaaatatatccCCATGGTACTCAGCTATGATTATTAAAAAGTTGCTTTAAGATTTTTGATACTTTTAACTCGTATGACCTTGAAAGTGAGTCAATGTCAAACAATTTCCTAACGATAGGCTATCAGCTCAATATATTGACTTCAAGTCTCTTGGTTTATAACAGGAAGTCATCAGAACAAATTGTTGACAATGGATATTGTACCACACTGTAAGTAGTTAATTCAGAACTAGAAATAAGAAAATGACAGTCCCTGATTACATTTGTTGGTTCAATAAGAATTAATTGGTCCGGTTCAATGGAATTAATGAATCGTGTTCGACAGTATATTCCTGATGTATTTTGTCCTGAAGTACTTTTGTTGGTTCATGTACTACACtgtagatatatttttattgtccCTGAATGCATACTTTAGACCCACCGGACATCTAGGCCTCCTTGTTAGCCTTAACAAACTATAAGTGCCTGGAGTCTGTAATTTTCTATcttatggaatttattttaaacatatgaACCGATATCTCCAATACCAGGGTCCTAACTGCCGTTAATATTACCTTTGGTCCGACTTGTGCTTGCTGCTGTTGTATTCAATGTGTCTCTAACAGAAGTGAGTTCAACTGGAagtaaaacaaatgtaaaattagtCTTGCTTGGTTTTACATAACTATAATTATATCTTTCAATCTCAGTTTTCCAAAAAACAATACCAGAGGCCCACGGGCCGTATTAGTTTGATCCTTTTTGACGCCGCCCATCAGCCACTGGGGGCAAATAATTGCATACCAGAAAACTGCCTTCCTAAAGTGCtaattccaataaaaatgatacaaatgatagtcaaaatatgatttccttatataaacaacagtaaaggGTACCTGCTCTAAGGGGGCAAACatgaaaccccagggtcatgaaattcgcAACTTAATAAAGCACTCTAAAACCCTTTCATCTacaaagagtatttgattctacctgaTTTAGATCGTGAGGAGAAGATTTCTGAATTTGCAgctaatttgaccctttttggccccacccattagcccctgggggtcaatcagggccaacatttgcatcccatcaaactgtcatccggGATGATCCCATGCTTATCATGTTATCTAAGATAAGATGAatttcaatacaaatcaaacaaataatagtcaaaaatgggattttcctGTATACACTATAGTGAAGTTTACCCCCTCTCCAGGGGTAAACATGAGAcctcagggtcatgaaattcaccatataattcacaattttggttgacattTTACTTCTCCAGTCCTGGACTAATAGTTATTTGAAGAAAAAGTTAAAGAATAACAAAAACCGAGCCACAACATAAGCTCATCAATCAACTAGTCCAGGTTCACtaaaataataaatcattttatttagaTTATACCTCTGACGTCATCCATGTTTTCTGCCATGGTCTGCTGTCGGGCGGTGACATCGCTGATGTTTTCTGCTATGGTCTGCTGTCGGGCGGTGACATCACCAATGTTTTCTGCCATGGTCTGCTGTCGGGCAATGACATCACCAATATTTTCTGCTATGGTCTGCTGTCGGGCGGTGACATCACCAATATTTTCTGCCATGGTCTGCTGTCGGGCAATGACATCACCAATATTTTCTGCTATGGTCTGCTGTCGGGCGGTGACATCACCAATATTTTCTGCCATGGTCTGCTGTCGGGCAATGACATCACCAATATTTTCTGCCATGGTCTGCTGTCGGGCGGTGACATCACCAATGTTTTCTGCCATGGTCTGCTGTCGGGCAATGACATCACCAATGTTTTCTGCCATGGTCTGCTGTCGGGCGGTAACATCACCAATGTTTTCTGATATGGTCTGCTGTTGGGCGGTGACATCACTGATGTTTTCTGCCGTGGATTCAATTAagcattttataaaaataaacaatatataaattgtaatactatttattattatttcatgaaattgaCGAAATACTTAAATGGCTACTTTAAAGCACAACAGAAGCTTGAACAGGAGCCCCTGAAAGCCTGCAAAACTCACCTCAATatttcaacaagaggcccagagggcctgtatcactcacctggtttcatgagatatgaaacaagaatgatgcttaagtttgtcactggtatttctatgtcaatatatcataagcgttttatatgggtacatgaacATCGCTTTCATtgaaattctaaaaatgtcaatatagccaaattgatcccttttggccccgccactcagcccccccgggggtcagccccaccatttgtacaattttgaatccttaccccaaGGGGGTGCTACCAGttgaatatgagcgatatccattgctcagtttcagagaagaagttgtttatatcaattaacccaaattgaccctgtttggccccgcccctcagccccctagaggtcagccccaccatttgtacaattttgaatccctaaccCTAGGGGAAGCTACCAGGCAATTATGAGCCAAattcattgcttagtttcagagaagaagttgtttttatcaatttagccaaattgacccatttggccccgccccacaGCCatctggggggtcagctccaccatttgtacaatattgAATCCCTAACAAAAGGGGACGTTTCCtggcgaatatgagcgatatccattgctgaGTTGCAGAGAAGAAGATGTTTTTagcaatttagccaaattgaccacatttggccccgccccacaGCCATCCGGGGGGTCAGctccaccatttgtacaattttgaatccttccCCCAAGGGGGTGCTACCAGgtgaatatgagcgatatcaatTGCTCAGtttcaagaagaagttgtttatatcaattaaccCAAATagaccctgtttggccccgcccctcagccccaccatttgtacaattttgaatccctaaccCTAGGGAaagctaccaggcaaatatcaGCCAAattcattgcttagtttcagagaagaagttgtttataccaatttagccaaattgaccctgtttggccccgccactcagccccaacatttgtacaattttgtgtCTCCACTCTATAGGGATGcctttgaccaaatttggtcaaattccaaTCTGCcgttatgaagaagaagtcaattgttgacggacggacggacggacggatggacgacagacggacggaggacACCACgttatggcataagctcaccttggtccttcggaccaggtgatctaacaagaatgatgattaagtatgtttgtcactggtattgctatgtcaatacatcataggcattttatatgggtatgcaaggtttttatgccaaagaatgcattaatccatgaaatgaaaatgacttttggcgcaatcccatgctaccacacaaatgtgagtgatatccattgttaagtttcagaaaagaagttgtttaaaccaattgaccccttttgaccccgccctctgcatCCCGGGGTGTCAATTCcttcctttttaaaattttgaatccttacccaaaaggatgctacaagtcaaatatgagctgtttcagcagagaagttgttcatatccatttagccaaattgacccctcttggccccgcccctcaggcccccgtggggtcagcctcaccatttgtacaatttttaatccccaccccatagtgatgctacca
Coding sequences:
- the LOC117318880 gene encoding uncharacterized protein LOC117318880 isoform X2; the encoded protein is MASKYSSSTETTNFARLSRLVVDICSDVYRAVLKANIPPPGLTAILLSQKVHLCNHNHLENRQKQLLYPVGGVFTGTLKDLDFSLLFRLIRNLQGINIPPHTKGWGKTPNSTDRSLAANIERLRVQRNEAYGHLQTASLSDTEFKDRWDIIRQSISEIEQGTLTGDTYVTAVDNLLTTSMDPDTENEYIQELQKHYKADLEVKTIALEVKENIGDVTARQQTMAENIGDVIARQQTMAENIGDVTARQQTMAENIGDVIARQQTMAENIGDVTARQQTIAENIGDVIARQQTMAENIGDVTARQQTIAENIGDVIARQQTMAENIGDVTARQQTIAENISDVTARQQTMAENMDDVRVELTSVRDTLNTTAASTSRTKEVHPNLVPLIDTTKAMINEEIKKRFIDTQAFRDGKEKLQKNRITVLQGNIGDGKTSTAIRLLHWLSQEQHNRQPLQLHNIKDLDLLAPSSKTVIFIDDIFGEKDLREKEVPEWNKRVNSVIPKLCGDDPTEANFILITVRNEIFNSLKTHSLADVFTDVNIIDLSADTYKVTEEKNKLLELYKPSKFSWEKEEKEEIVKCAPNIGFPQCCRIFRDVPEVQKERVKFFQNPFHFFKSALSRLGECPALLFLFLNDGMIKVKDLDPNGDKVNKTLLEESFETDLIDGEDDRTMLKYKKKVRFVKDSLDRLSGFLVVKERDWSFDYEVYRFYHDSIYVTVALLYGDTTPVGYIQNCPRRFLSYLTTSKTSANMIVISSDHYTCMCDRLLREFECKEKYYDTSIGALDVWKDPVFVERFVRLLNERKADKLDMLNKACSFGAEECALHLICEGVKPDNDTPFCVVEGGSVSVLPKLLQYDIIPTVRGEDNDNVLHKVCRYGREEMVSVLCDTYPHLVHDTNKKGQTPLHVLAGIILRNCSMFQTVERTVLESLCRVEDEQHKCETVDGRVVHRSCVCSQYMSQLVDNDGHTVLHESCIFGHREIYVYLCETFPALTTAVDNMGWTVLHVSCMSGHREVCVYLCETFPALTTAVDNRGLTVLHVSCESGHREVCVYLCETFPALTTAVDNDGLTVLHVSCMFGHREVCVYLCETFPALTTAVDNRGLTVLHVSCMFGHREVCVYLCETFPALTTAVDNMGWTVLHVSCMFGHREVCVYLCETFPALTTAVDNRGWTVLHANCESGHREVCVYLCETFPALTTAVDNDGQTVLHVSCIHGHREVCVYLCETFPALTTAVDNRGWTVLHVSCIFGHKEVCVYLCETFPALTTAVDNRGQTVLHASCMFGHREVCVYLCETFPALTTAVDNRGLTV
- the LOC117318880 gene encoding uncharacterized protein LOC117318880 isoform X1 yields the protein MASKYSSSTETTNFARLSRLVVDICSDVYRAVLKANIPPPGLTAILLSQKVHLCNHNHLENRQKQLLYPVGGVFTGTLKDLDFSLLFRLIRNLQGINIPPHTKGWGKTPNSTDRSLAANIERLRVQRNEAYGHLQTASLSDTEFKDRWDIIRQSISEIEQGTLTGDTYVTAVDNLLTTSMDPDTENEYIQELQKHYKADLEVKTIALEVKENISDVTAQQQTISENIGDVTARQQTMAENIGDVIARQQTMAENIGDVTARQQTMAENIGDVIARQQTMAENIGDVTARQQTIAENIGDVIARQQTMAENIGDVTARQQTIAENIGDVIARQQTMAENIGDVTARQQTIAENISDVTARQQTMAENMDDVRVELTSVRDTLNTTAASTSRTKEVHPNLVPLIDTTKAMINEEIKKRFIDTQAFRDGKEKLQKNRITVLQGNIGDGKTSTAIRLLHWLSQEQHNRQPLQLHNIKDLDLLAPSSKTVIFIDDIFGEKDLREKEVPEWNKRVNSVIPKLCGDDPTEANFILITVRNEIFNSLKTHSLADVFTDVNIIDLSADTYKVTEEKNKLLELYKPSKFSWEKEEKEEIVKCAPNIGFPQCCRIFRDVPEVQKERVKFFQNPFHFFKSALSRLGECPALLFLFLNDGMIKVKDLDPNGDKVNKTLLEESFETDLIDGEDDRTMLKYKKKVRFVKDSLDRLSGFLVVKERDWSFDYEVYRFYHDSIYVTVALLYGDTTPVGYIQNCPRRFLSYLTTSKTSANMIVISSDHYTCMCDRLLREFECKEKYYDTSIGALDVWKDPVFVERFVRLLNERKADKLDMLNKACSFGAEECALHLICEGVKPDNDTPFCVVEGGSVSVLPKLLQYDIIPTVRGEDNDNVLHKVCRYGREEMVSVLCDTYPHLVHDTNKKGQTPLHVLAGIILRNCSMFQTVERTVLESLCRVEDEQHKCETVDGRVVHRSCVCSQYMSQLVDNDGHTVLHESCIFGHREIYVYLCETFPALTTAVDNMGWTVLHVSCMSGHREVCVYLCETFPALTTAVDNRGLTVLHVSCESGHREVCVYLCETFPALTTAVDNDGLTVLHVSCMFGHREVCVYLCETFPALTTAVDNRGLTVLHVSCMFGHREVCVYLCETFPALTTAVDNMGWTVLHVSCMFGHREVCVYLCETFPALTTAVDNRGWTVLHANCESGHREVCVYLCETFPALTTAVDNDGQTVLHVSCIHGHREVCVYLCETFPALTTAVDNRGWTVLHVSCIFGHKEVCVYLCETFPALTTAVDNRGQTVLHASCMFGHREVCVYLCETFPALTTAVDNRGLTV